From Bombyx mori chromosome 3, ASM3026992v2, the proteins below share one genomic window:
- the LOC101738199 gene encoding uncharacterized protein LOC101738199 — translation MRWSEEQTHQFVKTYLKHENLWNPKHVNNRHAQYRMKSYKQILSDFKELTGIDMNVSDLKIKIKNLRSTYTQEVNKIKQRSNQNFKYKTNLKWFHDWHKRTQQNAEVQNESEEPDDSEIWLETEISNENSDINPFLDEEYTFIKVEPNDSLKIKEPCPIDSKKMKWRSQSTENSEDTFRGSIDSTTPKEDEFDIYGKFIASQLRKMDLQKALRLQLDIQSLISEARISDLAGK, via the exons atgcgTTGGAGTGAAGAGCAAACACATCAGTTCGTTAAAACATACTTAAAACATGAAAATCTCTGGAACCCGAAGCATGTCAACAATAGACACGCACAATATAGAATGAAATCATATAAACAAATACTTTCGGATTTCAAAGAACTCACCGGGATAGATATGAATGTCTCagatttaaagattaaaataaaaaatctgaggTCGACATACACTCAAGAAGTAAACAAGATTAAACAACGTTCGAATCAGAACTTCaagtacaaaacaaacctaaagtGGTTTCATGACTGGCACAAACGTACCCAACAGAATGCTGAAGTACAAAAT GAGTCAGAGGAGCCAGATGACTCTGAAATATGGCTTGAAACAGAAATAAGTAATGAGAACTCTGATATTAATCCATTCTTGGATGAAGAATACACATTCATCAAAGTGGAACCAAATGACtcattgaaaataaaagaaCCATGTCCTATAGAttctaaaaaaatgaaatggagAAGTCAAAGCACAGAAAATTCTGAGGACACATTCAGGGGTAGTATTGACTCCACTACCCCAAAAGAAGATGAATTTGACATTTATGGGAAATTTATTGCATCACAGTTAAGAAAAATGGACCTCCAGAAAGCTCTCAGGTTACAACTTGATATACAGAGCCTCATCAGTGAAGCAAGGATATCAGACTTGGCTGGGAAATGA
- the LOC119630692 gene encoding uncharacterized protein K02A2.6-like encodes MSVGQLKEFAVNSGNWSSYVDRLEMYFLVNKVTDDLKLPTLISVMGEEAYDLLSTLASPSKPSQLTYANAVAMLAAHLQPKPSILAERYKFRQRRQLNESIADYVTELKKLSKNCEFGSSLDENLRDQMVCGLKSEIIRQRLFAEEKLEYKRAVTLALSLEAAERDAIAVERTPIEEVNKINFNECSRCGDRRHQAKDCIYKDYVCSSCHETGHLRRMCPKKGLKNQAEAAGGSPCTGRRGNRGAGGNRRSWRGQRGAGRGGRERAPLHLLYDQNNDDTYNNFNNEQDGCGEENEPMYQMTLSNYKPVCIKVKVQNCLLKMEVDTGSALSCISKNVYDKYFSKEKLQACLLNLKFYDGSIIRPLGFINTIVKYQGVSKMLDLYVIHKGTTNLLGRQWLAELNIPIKISKPTSFKIQHSNFVTEHARDYNKLINEIVSRHKSLFDGTLGKYTGGTAELIVRPDAVPIYCRARPLPYALRERVDAELDAMLAAGVIKPVDHSDWATPLVVVRKADGGLRICADYKVTLNKVLAIDRFPVPKMEDLFSNLSGNKFFTKLDLSQAYNQIVLSEHSSEYTVINTHRGLFKYSRLVYGLASSPGIFQKLMVNMFKNVPNVVVFYDDILIRNQDLDSHLKSIKEVLDILERYGLKIKRSKCEFMVTEVRYLGFIIDQNGVRVDPEKVKSIATMPHPNNVTELKSFIGMVNFYSKFIQDLSAHLSPLYALLKKGKHWMWGNEQNAAFLNVKKFLCSTKALAHFDMSLESVLTVDASARGLGAVLAQRGPGCQERVVAYASRALTTHELHYSQIHKEALAIVFAVEKFHQYLYGRKFILRTDHKPLVSIFGPNIGIPSAAASRLQRWAIKLSAYDFEIEYVRTDKNVADALSRLIESQKNDVASEETDLPEQTYLHFSTEALLIDYNVLKKQTSSDPILSRVLSYIRDGWPLDIEINELKPYYNRKNELYIELGCIMWGHRVVIPSSCRNKIITELHDPHMGIVKTKSLARSYVWWPGIDEALETECRACTVCAAVADAPSTHAPRSWPWPSRPWSRLHLDFLGPIGGVTYLVVVDSCSKWIEAIKMQRTTAQAVISVLRDLWSKFGLPKQTVSDNGPPFSSSDFQKFLIHNGIKHIYSAPYHSASNGAAENAVKICKRAIKKALKQNLNVDTALCRFLLAYRNTEHATTGDSPANILQGRSLRMRLDNLKPERQSRVIAQQERSEQNAGGVQRQLEPGTKVWYRDYRGLDKWVPGTILKQLGSRDYCVRSSFGTENHRHVDQLKLRVTKNIDKVDTFASIRKNISPELIAQNLDLRTQSRKSLSFPMTSGEEPVAVVNDSGKSSSPPKNSTPAQDAVSPIRGSPMRPTVPIDKAACSTGGKSINENVTPKRERPVRIRKPPVRYGFEEID; translated from the coding sequence ATGTCAGTCGGGCAGTTGAAAGAATTCGCGGTAAACAGTGGAAATTGGTCCTCATATGTTGACAGATTAGAAATGTACTTTTTGGTGAATAAAGTGACTGACGATTTAAAATTACCCACATTAATTTCCGTTATGGGTGAGGAAGCGTACGATTTATTATCGACATTAGCCAGCCCTTCGAAGCCGTCACAGTTAACTTATGCTAATGCCGTGGCGATGTTGGCAGCTCACCTGCAACCGAAGCCCTCAATCTTGGCGGAAAGATACAAGTTTCGACAACGTCGGCAGCTGAATGAGTCAATAGCTGACTACGtcacagaattaaaaaaattatcaaaaaattgTGAGTTCGGCTCGTCGCTGGATGAAAATCTGCGTGATCAAATGGTTTGTGGATTAAAGAGCGAAATCATACGGCAAAGGTTATTTGCCGAGGAGAAATTAGAATATAAGCGTGCAGTTACGTTAGCTTTGTCTTTAGAAGCTGCGGAGAGGGATGCGATTGCAGTGGAACGTACGCCAATTGAGGAGGTTAACAAAATTAACTTCAATGAATGTTCAAGATGTGGAGACAGGAGACACCAAGCAAAGGATTGCATATACAAAGACTACGTGTGCAGTTCATGTCATGAAACCGGCCATCTACGAAGAATGTGCCCCAAAAAAGGGCTTAAGAACCAGGCGGAGGCAGCCGGGGGTTCACCATGCACCGGGCGCCGGGGGAACCGGGGTGCAGGCGGCAACAGGCGATCGTGGCGCGGGCAGCGCGGTGCGGGACGAGGAGGCCGAGAGCGGGCTCCTTTGCACTTATTATACGATCAAAACAACGATGACACATACAACAACTTCAATAATGAACAGGACGGGTGTGGAGAAGAAAATGAGCCTATGTACCAAATGACATTGAGTAATTATAAACCGGTGTGTATTAAAGTTAAAGTCCAAAATTGCTTGCTCAAGATGGAGGTCGATACTGGATCGGCGTTATCTTGTATTAGCAAGAATgtttatgataaatatttttctaaggAGAAGTTACAGGCAtgcttattaaatttaaaattttacgatgGCTCAATCATTCGGCCTTTAGGGTTTATAAACACTATAGTGAAGTACCAAGGTGTTTCAAAAATGTTAGACTTGTATGTCATACACAAAGGAACGACTAATCTATTGGGCCGACAATGGTTAGCTGAATTGAATATtcctataaaaatatcaaaacctaCGAGTTTTAAAATACAACACAGTAACTTTGTAACCGAACACGCACGagactataataaattaattaatgaaattgtttcTAGACATAAATCCTTGTTCGACGGCACATTGGGTAAATATACGGGGGGCACAGCAGAGTTAATCGTGCGGCCGGATGCGGTGCCTATCTACTGCCGCGCGCGACCGCTGCCGTATGCGCTGCGCGAGCGCGTCGATGCCGAGCTCGACGCGATGCTGGCCGCCGGCGTCATCAAACCGGTGGACCACTCCGACTGGGCCACGCCACTTGTCGTAGTACGCAAAGCGGACGGCGGTCTGAGAATATGTGCGGACTATAAGGTAACCCTTAACAAAGTATTAGCAATCGACAGATTTCCGGTTCCAAAAATGGAGGACTTATTCAGTAATCTCAGcggaaataaattttttactaaGCTTGATTTATCTCAAGCTTATAATCAAATAGTCTTATCAGAACATTCTAGCGAGTACACGGTTATCAATACACATAGaggattatttaaatattcccGCCTCGTCTACGGGTTAGCTTCGAGCCCAGGCATTTTTCAAAAACTAAtggtaaatatgtttaaaaatgtCCCAAATGTAGTAGTTTTCTATGATGACATATTGATTAGAAATCAGGACCTAGACAGTCATTTAAAGTCTATAAAAGAAGTATTAGATATATTAGAAAGGTAtggcttaaaaattaaaaggagTAAGTGCGAGTTCATGGTAACAGAAGTGAGGTATTTAGGGTTCATAATAGATCAAAATGGGGTTCGTGTAGACCCAGAGAAAGTCAAATCAATAGCAACAATGCCACACCCAAATAACGTGACAGAATTAAAATCTTTCATCGGTATGGTAAACTTCTATTCGAAGTTCATACAAGATTTGAGTGCACATTTATCACCTTTATATGCCCTTTTAAAAAAAGGTAAGCACTGGATGTGGGGAAATGAACAGAATGCTGCTTTCCTGAATGTTAAAAAGTTTTTGTGTAGTACAAAAGCACTCGCACATTTTGATATGTCTTTGGAGTCGGTGTTGACTGTGGATGCGAGCGCGCGTGGTCTGGGTGCCGTGTTGGCGCAGCGCGGGCCAGGATGTCAGGAGCGCGTCGTTGCATACGCTTCACGCGCACTCACCACTCATGAATTACATTACAGTCAGATTCATAAGGAAGCATTGGCGATTGTTTTCGCGGTGGAAAAATTCCATCAATACTTATATGGGAGAAAGTTCATACTACGGACCGACCACAAACCTCTGGTGAGCATTTTCGGTCCTAACATAGGTATCCCGAGCGCGGCAGCTAGCCGCTTGCAGCGCTGGGCTATCAAACTATCAGCATATGACTTTGAAATCGAGTACGTTAGGACAGATAAAAATGTAGCCGATGCACTTTCACGGTTAATCGAGTCTCAAAAAAATGACGTAGCTTCCGAGGAAACAGACTTACCCGAGCAAACCTACTTACACTTCTCAACAGAAGCTCTGTTAATAGATTATAATGttcttaaaaaacaaactagtagTGATCCAATCTTAAGTCGCGTGTTAAGTTATATAAGGGACGGATGGCCCTTAGACAtagaaattaatgaattaaaaccaTATTATAATAGGAAAAACGAACTTTATATTGAGTTAGGATGTATAATGTGGGGTCATCGTGTGGTTATACCCTCTTCATgcagaaacaaaataataacggAGCTTCATGATCCGCATATGGGCATAGTGAAAACAAAATCGCTAGCACGTAGTTACGTTTGGTGGCCGGGAATTGACGAAGCGCTCGAGACGGAATGTCGCGCTTGCACCGTGTGTGCTGCCGTCGCAGACGCACCTTCTACACACGCGCCCCGCTCGTGGCCCTGGCCCTCACGCCCCTGGTCCAGGTTACACTTAGACTTCTTAGGCCCCATAGGTGGAGTCACTTATCTAGTTGTAGTGGATTCATGCTCCAAATGGATAGAGGCAATTAAAATGCAGAGGACAACGGCACAAGCGGTTATATCGGTACTGCGGGACTTGTGGTCAAAATTCGGCCTTCCAAAGCAAACGGTCAGTGACAATGGACCGCCTTTCTCGAGCTCTGATTTTCAGAAGTTTCTGATTCATAATggcataaaacatatttattcagCTCCCTATCATTCCGCCTCTAATGGGGCCGCTGAAAATGCAGTTAAAATTTGTAAACGTGCGATTAAAAAGGCATTAAAACAGAATTTAAACGTAGATACAGCTCTGTGTAGATTTTTATTAGCCTACAGAAATACAGAACATGCAACTACCGGCGATAGTCCAGCCAATATATTACAGGGTCGAAGTCTCCGTATGagattagataatttaaaaccaGAAAGGCAATCTCGAGTTATCGCGCAACAAGAGCGGAGCGAGCAAAACGCAGGGGGTGTGCAGCGACAACTCGAGCCGGGCACTAAGGTGTGGTATCGGGATTATCGAGGTCTGGATAAATGGGTACCTGGGACGATCCTCAAGCAATTAGGTAGTCGTGATTACTGTGTACGATCTAGTTTTGGAACCGAGAATCATAGGCACGTCGATCAGCTAAAATTAAGggttacaaaaaatatagataaagtTGATACCTTTGCGTCGATTCGTAAAAATATAAGTCCCGAACTGATCGCGCAAAATTTAGACTTAAGAACACAATCACGTAAGTCGCTATCATTTCCCATGACAAGTGGCGAGGAACCAGTGGCGGTGGTCAACGATTCGGGGAAGAGTAGTTCACCACCAAAAAATAGCACACCGGCACAGGATGCTGTATCGCCTATTCGTGGCAGCCCTATGAGACCCACAGTGCCGATAGACAAGGCAGCATgtagtactggtggtaagagTATCAATGAAAATGTGACACCCAAACGTGAACGTCCTGTAAGAATACGCAAGCCACCAGTTAGATATGGATTCGAGGAAATAGATTAA
- the LOC119630693 gene encoding uncharacterized protein LOC119630693, with translation MYSRARTYVRTAAGNSDEFNVAVGLHQGSALSPYLFLLVMDALTSEIQEEPPWCMLFADDIVLVGENGLEVQNILEKWRCKLKSVGLKISRSKTEHLFCDFGGLSNFTPISLDGTPLPVCQDFRYLGSVIQR, from the coding sequence ATGTACAGTCGAGCCAGAACGTATGTACGAACCGCCGCCGGGAATTCCGACGAGTTCAATGTGGCAGTGGGCTTACACCAAGGGTCTGCACTAAGTCCCTATCTCTTCCTGCTTGTGATGGATGCCTTGACATCGGAGATACAGGAAGAGCCCCCTTGGTGTATgctgtttgccgatgacatagtgCTCGTCGGAGAAAACGGGCTCGAGGTCCAAAACATACTGGAGAAATGGCGATGCAAGTTGAAGAGTGTTGGCCTAAAAATCAGCAGATCGAAAACCGAACATCTGTTCTGTGATTTTGGTGGTCTCTCCAATTTTACACCCATTTCCCTCGACGGAACACCTTTGCCAGTATGTCAAGACTTCCGATACCTAGGGTCTGTTATCCAAAggtga
- the LOC101746905 gene encoding uncharacterized protein LOC101746905 has translation MRRNKKKSTRARASPAGDAQGQHPVTVESGRGLSPHGRVRRKTQAQNEVILTHVGATNEGYERVHGGWGYGSRNDDGDQLLQAATTFNLAVENTWFQKRPEHLITYKSGNHATQIDYFLIKRSKLVCVKNCKVLPGEALVTQHRLLLMDITISYKYLRRRNRLSPKIRWRMLESDEYAGRFREIMIENIFEMKDMKEKSANDCWDEMANSLRKTAKAVLGESKGKGIIDKDTWWWNENVQRELKEKKNTFKKWQLERGNESEKQARKNEYRECKKKATKAVAIARSDAQLEKKERKILSMSDV, from the exons ATgagaagaaataaaaagaagaGCACCAGGGCTAGGGCGTCCCCAGCAGGCGACGCGCAGGGGCAGCACCCGGTCACTGTGGAAAGTGGACGAGGGTTGTCGCCCCACGGGCGGGTGCGACGTAAGACGCAAGCCCAAAAT GAGGTGATTTTAACACATGTGGGAGCTACAAATGAGGGCTATGAAAGGGTGCATGGAGGATGGGGGTATGGCAGTCGTAATGATGATGGAGACCAGCTGCTCCAAGCTGCGACCACCTTTAACCTGGCAGTGGAGAATACGTGGTTCCAGAAACGGCCTGAACACCTTATCACCTATAAGAGTGGTAACCACGCGACACAGATCGACTATTTTCTGATTAAGAGAAGTAAGTTGGTATGTGTCAAAAACTGCAAAGTACTGCCGGGTGAAGCATTGGTGACGCAGCATAGACTATTACTAATGGACATTACGATCAGTTACAAGTACCTAAGGAGGAGAAACCGTCTCTCACCAAAAATTAGATGGCGTATGCTAGAGTCAGATGAGTATGCTGGTCGATTTAGGGAAATAATGATAGAAAACATATTTGAAATGAAGGATATGAAAGAGAAATCTGCGAATGATTGTTGGGATGAAATGGCAAATAGTCTCAGGAAGACAGCTAAGGCTGTGCTCGGCGAATCAAAAGGGAAAGGTATAATTGACAAGGATACATGGTGGTGGAATGAGAATGTACAGAGAGAGttgaaagaaaagaagaatACATTCAAAAAGTGGCAACTAGAAAGAGGAAATGAAAGTGAGAAGCAAGCTAGGAAGAATGAGTATAGAGAATGTAAGAAAAAGGCCACTAAAGCGGTTGCTATAGCCAGGTCTGACGCTCAGCTAGAGAAGAAAGAGCGAAAGATATTAAGCATGTCAGATGTATGA